Proteins from one Caulobacter sp. 73W genomic window:
- a CDS encoding DUF4189 domain-containing protein: MRRTLILLVAVAALGTPAVGQHSRHQSIAYSPISDYWGVANGLGNLVAADAAAMGFCNRPDCRIVANATNACAAFATTADRRYAGGLGLNHAQAQANAVAGCNAAFGVPCVARGSIC, encoded by the coding sequence ATGCGTCGTACGCTGATTTTACTGGTTGCTGTGGCGGCCTTGGGAACGCCGGCGGTCGGGCAGCACTCACGCCATCAATCAATCGCTTACTCCCCAATCTCAGACTATTGGGGCGTCGCTAACGGGCTTGGCAATCTCGTCGCCGCCGACGCTGCGGCGATGGGCTTTTGCAATCGGCCAGACTGCAGGATCGTCGCCAACGCAACCAATGCCTGCGCCGCCTTCGCCACGACGGCGGATCGCAGGTATGCGGGCGGCCTCGGTTTGAATCATGCGCAGGCGCAAGCCAACGCGGTGGCGGGATGCAATGCGGCGTTCGG
- a CDS encoding amidohydrolase encodes MMKRALPGALAALLMTTTAASAWAASLPALKKEAAAKVDAKAKLAQQMNNSIFSFGELGFQEIETSKYITGVLEKNGFTIQRGTSGLPTGWTATWTNKTGGPVIALGSDIDGIPKSSQTPGLPYRKPLVDGAPGHGEGHNSGQAVNVVAALAVKELMEREGIAGTLMLWPGVAEELVASKAYMVRDGVFNNVDAVIFTHVGDNLATTWGKASGTGLVSIQYTFKGETAHSAGKPWQGKSALDAVSLMNAGWEFRREHIRPEQRSHYVITDGGDQPNVVPERATVWYYFREQDFKKIADLKAMGDKIADGAAMMTDTTVTQRVVGYAAPRHFNKPMAEAAYANIQAVGLPKWDANDQAFAKAVQANVGADKTAGLDTELKKMEPPVEEPKSGGSDDIGDVSWIAPTITVNYPSNIPGLPGHNWRNGISMATPIAHKGVVAGSKVVAMTTLDLLMRPELRTAAKDYFTNVQTKNEKYAPLIGDAKPPVELNTGIMAQYREAMKPFYYDDTKDQTYLEQLGVKWPTLDKGPAAK; translated from the coding sequence ATGATGAAACGGGCCTTGCCCGGCGCGCTGGCCGCGCTGTTGATGACCACGACCGCCGCGTCCGCCTGGGCCGCGTCCCTGCCGGCCCTGAAGAAGGAGGCGGCAGCCAAGGTCGACGCCAAGGCCAAGCTGGCCCAGCAGATGAACAACTCGATCTTCAGCTTTGGGGAGCTGGGCTTCCAGGAGATCGAGACCTCGAAATACATCACCGGCGTGCTGGAGAAGAACGGCTTCACCATCCAGCGCGGGACCTCGGGCCTGCCGACCGGCTGGACGGCGACCTGGACCAACAAGACCGGCGGACCCGTCATTGCCCTGGGCTCTGACATCGACGGCATTCCGAAGTCGTCCCAGACGCCGGGCCTGCCCTATCGCAAGCCGCTGGTGGACGGCGCGCCGGGCCATGGCGAGGGCCACAACTCCGGCCAGGCCGTGAACGTGGTCGCCGCCCTGGCGGTGAAGGAGCTGATGGAGCGCGAAGGCATCGCCGGCACCCTGATGCTGTGGCCGGGCGTCGCCGAGGAGCTGGTCGCCAGCAAGGCCTACATGGTCCGCGACGGCGTGTTCAACAACGTGGACGCGGTGATCTTCACCCACGTCGGCGACAACCTGGCCACCACCTGGGGCAAGGCGTCGGGCACCGGCCTGGTGTCGATCCAGTACACCTTCAAGGGCGAGACGGCGCACTCGGCCGGCAAGCCGTGGCAGGGCAAGTCGGCCCTGGACGCGGTGTCGCTGATGAACGCCGGCTGGGAGTTCCGCCGCGAGCACATCCGTCCCGAGCAGCGCTCGCACTACGTGATCACCGACGGCGGCGACCAGCCCAACGTCGTGCCGGAACGCGCCACGGTCTGGTATTATTTCCGCGAGCAGGACTTCAAGAAGATCGCCGACCTGAAGGCCATGGGCGACAAGATCGCCGACGGCGCGGCGATGATGACCGACACCACGGTCACCCAGCGCGTGGTCGGCTACGCCGCGCCCCGCCACTTCAACAAGCCGATGGCCGAGGCCGCCTACGCCAACATCCAGGCGGTGGGCTTGCCCAAGTGGGACGCTAATGACCAGGCCTTCGCCAAGGCGGTGCAGGCCAATGTCGGCGCCGACAAGACCGCCGGCCTCGACACCGAGCTGAAGAAGATGGAGCCCCCGGTCGAGGAGCCCAAGAGCGGCGGCTCGGACGATATCGGCGACGTGTCGTGGATCGCCCCGACCATCACGGTGAACTATCCGTCGAACATCCCGGGCCTGCCGGGCCACAACTGGCGCAACGGCATCTCCATGGCCACGCCGATCGCTCACAAGGGCGTGGTGGCCGGCTCCAAGGTGGTGGCGATGACGACCCTGGACCTGCTGATGCGGCCGGAACTGCGGACGGCGGCCAAGGACTACTTCACCAACGTCCAGACCAAGAACGAGAAGTACGCCCCGCTGATCGGCGACGCCAAGCCCCCCGTCGAGCTGAACACCGGGATCATGGCCCAGTACCGCGAGGCCATGAAGCCGTTCTATTACGACGACACCAAGGACCAGACCTATCTGGAGCAGCTCGGCGTGAAGTGGCCGACGCTGGACAAGGGGCCTGCAGCGAAGTGA
- a CDS encoding 2OG-Fe(II) oxygenase codes for MIAPDTLDWSRITAELDARGWALTGRVLDDADCAALAGLYPQDAGFRSRVVMARHGFGRGEYKYFSYPLPGAVQTLRAGLYPHLSANANRWCERLDIDNRFPPSLDEMLGRCHAAGQARPTPLLLTYGPGDYNCLHQDLYGEHVFPLQAAFLLDEPGVDFEGGEFVLVEQRPRQQSAPQVVPLFKGEGVIFAVRERPAEGTRGVHRRILRHGVSEIRAGRRRTMGVIFHDAS; via the coding sequence ATGATCGCTCCCGACACCCTCGACTGGTCCCGCATCACCGCCGAACTGGACGCCCGCGGCTGGGCGCTCACCGGCCGGGTTCTCGACGACGCCGACTGCGCCGCCCTGGCTGGGCTCTATCCGCAGGACGCCGGGTTCCGCAGCCGCGTGGTCATGGCCCGCCACGGCTTCGGGCGCGGGGAGTACAAGTATTTCAGCTACCCGCTGCCGGGCGCGGTCCAGACGCTTCGGGCCGGGCTCTATCCCCACCTGTCGGCCAACGCCAACCGTTGGTGCGAGCGGCTGGACATCGACAACCGCTTCCCGCCGAGCCTGGACGAGATGCTCGGCCGCTGCCACGCCGCCGGCCAGGCGCGGCCAACCCCGCTGCTGCTCACCTACGGCCCCGGCGACTACAACTGCCTGCATCAGGACCTATACGGCGAGCATGTCTTCCCCCTCCAGGCCGCCTTCCTGCTGGACGAGCCGGGCGTGGATTTCGAGGGCGGCGAGTTCGTCCTGGTCGAGCAACGCCCCCGCCAGCAGTCCGCGCCCCAGGTCGTGCCCCTGTTCAAGGGCGAGGGCGTGATCTTCGCCGTGCGCGAGCGGCCGGCCGAGGGGACGCGCGGCGTCCACCGCCGCATCCTGCGCCACGGGGTCAGCGAAATCCGCGCCGGCCGCCGGCGGACGATGGGCGTCATCTTCCACGATGCGAGTTGA
- a CDS encoding TIGR01459 family HAD-type hydrolase, producing MRAASLLPAGLSELKDRYDVLLCDVWGVIHNGRESFPEACAALARWNAEVGPVVLISNSPRPASDVVAQLEALNVPQAAWAGFVTSGDATRALLSQHAPGPVWTVGPVRDAPLYDGLNLAFADAEDAAFISLTGLYDDENETPEDYRERLQIAAERKLPLICANPDRVVQRGDKLIYCAGALADLYESLGGQVLMAGKPFGPIYDLALAEAERLLKRPVDRSRVLCIGDGVITDVLGAESQNLDCLFIAKGIHGLKAMGPDGRLHAPAVEALLNAEGTTATHAMGDLVW from the coding sequence ATGCGCGCAGCTTCTCTCCTCCCCGCCGGCCTGTCCGAACTCAAGGACCGCTACGACGTCCTGCTCTGCGATGTGTGGGGCGTGATCCACAATGGCCGCGAAAGCTTCCCCGAGGCCTGCGCCGCTCTCGCCCGCTGGAACGCCGAGGTCGGCCCCGTGGTGCTGATCTCCAACTCCCCGCGCCCGGCCAGCGACGTGGTCGCCCAGCTAGAGGCGCTGAACGTGCCCCAGGCCGCCTGGGCCGGCTTCGTCACCTCCGGCGACGCCACCCGCGCCCTGCTGTCCCAGCACGCGCCAGGTCCTGTCTGGACCGTCGGCCCCGTGCGCGACGCCCCGCTCTATGACGGCCTGAACCTGGCCTTCGCCGACGCCGAGGACGCGGCCTTCATCTCGCTCACCGGCCTTTATGACGACGAGAACGAGACGCCCGAGGACTACCGCGAGCGGCTTCAGATCGCCGCCGAGCGCAAGCTGCCCCTGATCTGCGCCAACCCCGACCGGGTGGTTCAGCGCGGCGACAAGCTGATCTACTGCGCCGGCGCCCTGGCCGATCTGTACGAGAGCCTCGGCGGCCAGGTGCTGATGGCCGGCAAGCCCTTCGGCCCGATCTACGACCTGGCCCTCGCCGAGGCCGAACGCCTGCTGAAGCGCCCCGTCGACCGCAGCCGCGTCCTGTGCATCGGCGATGGCGTGATCACCGACGTCCTGGGCGCCGAGAGCCAGAACCTGGACTGCCTGTTCATCGCCAAGGGCATCCACGGCCTGAAGGCCATGGGCCCCGACGGCCGCCTGCACGCCCCCGCCGTGGAGGCCCTGCTGAACGCCGAGGGGACCACCGCCACGCACGCCATGGGCGACCTCGTCTGGTGA
- a CDS encoding MaoC family dehydratase encodes MKSYFLEDLSVGMSAETTNLVTEAVIQKFADVSGDTNPVHLDADFAATTAFGERIAHGMLSGAYISAAIGTNLPGPGAIYISQSLSFKRPVKIGVEVVTRVEITAIDEAKGRVTFATVCKVGGKAVVEGEAVVMVPRRSA; translated from the coding sequence GTGAAGAGCTACTTCCTGGAAGACCTGAGCGTCGGCATGTCCGCCGAGACCACCAACCTCGTCACCGAGGCGGTCATCCAGAAGTTCGCCGACGTCAGCGGCGACACCAATCCCGTCCACCTGGACGCCGACTTCGCGGCCACGACCGCGTTCGGCGAGCGCATCGCCCACGGCATGCTGTCGGGCGCCTACATCTCCGCCGCCATCGGCACGAACCTGCCGGGGCCGGGCGCGATCTACATCTCGCAGTCCCTGTCCTTCAAACGCCCGGTGAAGATCGGCGTCGAGGTGGTCACCCGCGTGGAGATCACCGCCATCGACGAGGCCAAGGGCCGCGTCACCTTCGCCACCGTCTGCAAGGTCGGCGGCAAGGCCGTGGTCGAAGGCGAGGCCGTGGTCATGGTCCCCCGCCGGAGCGCCTGA
- a CDS encoding bifunctional riboflavin kinase/FAD synthetase encodes MTLRIIHSWKDLGPEDRGASVALGNFDGVHQGHQHVITAAAEAAKRLDAPLGVITFDPHPRRLFRPNEPAFKLMTHDQQARALEAMGVRRLYLLPFDFEMASLSDREFAQKVLKGGLGVRHVAVGFDISFGRGRSGDAGLMRQYGEEMGFSVSVEEAVGEESGKFSSTGVREALRAGHPEEAARILGQPFAIEGIVRRGRQLGRQLGFPTANVALEDYVVPKLGVYATRTRLPDGRVVPGVANLGNNPTTGEVETRLETWLFDFDEDLYGQTLETQLIAFLRPEEKFSSIEVMVEQIREDERQARGILGA; translated from the coding sequence TTGACCCTGCGCATCATCCATAGCTGGAAAGACCTGGGGCCCGAGGATCGCGGCGCGTCCGTCGCGCTCGGCAACTTCGACGGCGTCCACCAGGGCCACCAGCACGTCATCACCGCCGCCGCCGAGGCCGCCAAGCGTCTGGACGCCCCCCTGGGGGTCATCACCTTCGACCCGCATCCGCGCCGCCTGTTCCGGCCCAACGAGCCGGCCTTCAAGCTGATGACCCACGACCAGCAGGCCCGCGCGCTCGAGGCCATGGGCGTGCGTCGCCTGTACCTGCTGCCCTTCGACTTCGAGATGGCCAGCCTGTCCGACCGCGAGTTCGCCCAGAAGGTGCTCAAGGGCGGCCTGGGCGTGCGCCATGTGGCCGTGGGCTTCGACATCTCCTTCGGCCGCGGCCGCAGCGGCGACGCCGGCCTTATGCGCCAGTACGGCGAGGAGATGGGCTTCTCGGTCTCGGTCGAGGAGGCCGTGGGCGAGGAGAGCGGCAAGTTCTCATCCACCGGCGTGCGCGAGGCGCTGCGCGCCGGCCATCCGGAAGAGGCCGCCCGCATCCTGGGCCAGCCCTTCGCCATCGAGGGGATCGTGCGCCGGGGCCGTCAGCTTGGCCGCCAGCTGGGCTTCCCCACCGCCAATGTGGCGCTGGAGGACTATGTGGTCCCCAAGCTCGGCGTGTACGCCACCCGCACCCGCCTGCCCGACGGCCGCGTGGTCCCGGGGGTCGCAAACCTGGGCAACAACCCCACCACCGGCGAGGTCGAGACCCGGCTGGAGACCTGGCTGTTCGACTTCGACGAGGACCTCTACGGCCAGACCCTGGAGACCCAGCTGATCGCCTTCCTCCGCCCGGAGGAGAAGTTCAGCTCCATCGAGGTCATGGTCGAACAGATCCGCGAGGACGAGCGTCAGGCGCGCGGGATCCTGGGGGCCTAA
- a CDS encoding zinc-dependent metalloprotease, which translates to MGKRFLLAAAAATALLAASPQIALAQGAKSAAASSVERKEGLLPVLVDAQQGKVLLSLAKPDKDGVAGRYIYIAALKTGLGSAPIGLDKAALGEGRLLVFRRVGAKVVAEYENPKFRAEGAGPDEQAAARDSFAYSTVWAGKIEREEADGRLVVDVSSFLTRDVMGIANSLKQGGEGGFKQVADLSLVEANATKVFPDNVELEARLTFGSDTPGAEVRNIAPDAKLITLAVRHSLIRPPEPGFERRWWDQRSGGFGNIVNDYAAPLGDPIVRQLVSRFRLEKLDPSAPKSRVKKPIVFYIDRAAPEPIRTALKEGAAWWAKAFEEAGYIDAYKVEILPEGADPLDVRYNVVNWTNRATRGWSYGQAVTDPRTGEIIKGSVLLGSLRVRQDMMIFEALVGADKVGNGTPNDPVVAALARMRQLSAHEVGHSLGFAHNFSASTQGRFSVMDYPAPRLNLVDGQVDLSDAYGVGVGAWDEFIVDWMYGDPQRAHAKAAAQGGLRYTTDADARSGSAGQPWGSLWDDGSDPAAELVRMMGVRKAAVDSYGLKALHAGEGANELRRKFVPVYLLHRYQAEAAVKLVGGVDFAYSVKGDGREAATVVPAAHQRAALDALMLTLAPAALDVPENVQPYLSSGNSGDRDRQHEIEVLRTMGGPVFDPLVAADVAAGMTLSNLLDPTRINRVADQHRRDPGNLGVDEMTRRILAAAFDGPVPAGRLAEVRRRLQARTVFALAIAQNDPNVSPTAASIIAAQLGDLTKRLSAVKGGEAESAHGRWLAGLLSDRETLAPLLAQKRRTPATPPGMPIGGGESDWFGDL; encoded by the coding sequence ATGGGCAAGCGTTTCCTGCTGGCGGCCGCGGCCGCGACGGCTCTTTTGGCGGCGTCGCCGCAGATCGCTCTGGCGCAGGGGGCCAAGTCCGCCGCGGCGTCCAGCGTCGAGCGCAAGGAGGGGCTGCTGCCTGTCCTGGTCGACGCCCAGCAGGGCAAGGTGCTGCTGTCCCTGGCCAAGCCGGACAAGGACGGGGTGGCCGGCCGCTATATCTACATCGCCGCCCTGAAGACCGGCCTGGGCTCGGCGCCCATCGGCCTGGACAAGGCCGCCCTGGGCGAGGGGCGCCTGCTGGTGTTCCGCCGCGTGGGCGCCAAGGTGGTGGCCGAGTACGAGAACCCCAAGTTCCGCGCCGAGGGGGCCGGGCCTGACGAACAGGCCGCCGCCCGCGACAGCTTCGCCTATTCCACGGTCTGGGCCGGCAAGATCGAGCGGGAGGAGGCCGACGGCCGCCTGGTGGTCGATGTCTCCAGCTTCCTGACCCGCGACGTGATGGGCATCGCCAACTCCCTGAAGCAGGGCGGCGAAGGCGGCTTCAAGCAGGTGGCCGACCTGTCCCTGGTCGAGGCGAACGCCACCAAGGTGTTCCCTGACAATGTGGAGCTGGAGGCGCGCCTGACCTTCGGCTCCGACACCCCGGGGGCGGAGGTGCGCAACATCGCGCCGGACGCCAAGCTGATCACCCTGGCCGTGCGCCACTCGCTGATCCGCCCGCCGGAGCCGGGCTTCGAGCGGCGCTGGTGGGACCAGCGCAGCGGCGGCTTCGGCAATATCGTCAACGACTACGCCGCCCCGCTGGGCGACCCGATCGTGCGCCAGCTGGTGTCGCGCTTCCGCCTGGAGAAGCTGGACCCGTCAGCGCCCAAGTCGCGGGTGAAGAAGCCCATCGTCTTCTATATCGACCGCGCCGCGCCCGAGCCGATCCGCACCGCCCTGAAGGAAGGCGCGGCCTGGTGGGCCAAGGCGTTCGAGGAGGCCGGCTATATCGACGCCTACAAGGTCGAGATCCTGCCGGAAGGCGCCGATCCGCTGGACGTCCGCTACAACGTGGTCAACTGGACCAACCGGGCGACGCGCGGCTGGTCCTACGGCCAGGCGGTGACCGACCCGCGCACGGGCGAGATCATCAAGGGCTCGGTGCTGCTGGGCTCCCTGCGGGTGCGCCAGGACATGATGATCTTCGAGGCCCTGGTGGGGGCGGACAAGGTTGGGAACGGCACGCCGAACGATCCGGTGGTCGCGGCCCTGGCCCGCATGCGCCAGCTGTCGGCCCACGAGGTCGGCCACTCCCTGGGCTTCGCGCACAACTTCTCAGCCAGCACCCAGGGCCGGTTCTCGGTCATGGATTACCCGGCCCCGCGCCTGAACCTGGTCGACGGCCAGGTCGATCTGTCCGACGCCTATGGGGTGGGGGTCGGCGCCTGGGACGAGTTCATCGTCGATTGGATGTACGGTGATCCGCAGCGGGCCCACGCCAAGGCGGCGGCCCAGGGCGGCCTGCGCTACACCACGGACGCGGACGCGCGCTCCGGCTCGGCGGGCCAGCCGTGGGGCAGCCTGTGGGATGACGGCTCCGACCCGGCGGCCGAACTGGTCCGCATGATGGGCGTCCGCAAGGCGGCCGTGGACAGCTATGGCCTGAAGGCCCTGCACGCCGGCGAGGGCGCCAACGAGCTGCGCCGCAAGTTCGTGCCGGTCTATCTGCTGCATCGCTATCAGGCCGAAGCGGCCGTGAAGCTGGTGGGCGGGGTGGACTTCGCCTACTCGGTGAAGGGCGATGGGCGCGAGGCGGCGACGGTGGTCCCGGCGGCGCATCAGCGCGCGGCCCTGGACGCCCTGATGCTGACCCTGGCGCCGGCGGCGCTGGACGTGCCGGAGAACGTGCAGCCCTACCTGTCGTCGGGCAATTCGGGCGACCGTGATCGCCAGCATGAGATCGAAGTGCTCCGCACCATGGGCGGGCCGGTGTTCGATCCGCTGGTCGCCGCCGACGTGGCGGCGGGCATGACCCTGAGCAACCTGCTCGATCCGACCCGCATCAACCGCGTGGCTGACCAGCATCGCCGCGATCCGGGCAATCTGGGCGTGGACGAGATGACCCGCCGCATCCTGGCGGCCGCCTTCGACGGCCCGGTCCCGGCCGGCCGCCTGGCCGAGGTGCGCCGCCGCCTGCAGGCGCGGACGGTGTTCGCCCTGGCCATCGCCCAGAACGACCCGAACGTGTCGCCCACCGCCGCCTCGATCATCGCCGCGCAGCTGGGGGACCTGACCAAGCGCCTGTCGGCGGTGAAGGGCGGCGAGGCCGAAAGCGCCCACGGCCGCTGGCTGGCCGGCCTGCTGTCCGACCGCGAGACCCTGGCCCCGCTGCTGGCCCAGAAACGCCGCACCCCGGCGACGCCGCCGGGGATGCCGATCGGCGGTGGGGAAAGCGACTGGTTCGGGGATCTCTGA
- a CDS encoding acyltransferase family protein, giving the protein MVAFRPLLNRLPRLRPESDDFLHLDALRFLASAGIVFFHLMGELRLPDFGEAMIKRAGPLNLLVDLFFVISGMMIAHAYAGRLKSPEDYGRFMQKRFARLAPLHWLTLLAFLPLMSWLMPGRFARIDVGCLAPTALFLHAIPNCGGLRFNFPSWSIGAEMMMYVALPAFLILYRRAWTLFLAAAVVLVFLYGVGRAGPINRPWWEWTFDWGVMRALPAFMIGLGLYAIRDKLRLLPAPKLLLAATTVAYLAGMYFRVPKSILVLIVYAIAASALAADLSGKVDALTRKLAPLGQLTYSLYMWHAFALLFFVQQLPRRTGIGHDVWIVLSVPILLVVSYVSLVAFERPMRSWIAGLPIFPRKRRDDAASSLVSAGDDLSSAHSANYAPGVTPPVEAARAPGSPITAPSAPRSGEAV; this is encoded by the coding sequence ATGGTTGCGTTCCGGCCCCTTCTTAACCGTCTGCCCAGGCTCCGCCCGGAAAGCGACGACTTCCTGCACCTGGACGCCCTGCGCTTCCTGGCCTCGGCGGGCATCGTCTTCTTCCATCTGATGGGCGAGCTGCGCCTGCCGGACTTCGGCGAAGCGATGATCAAGCGCGCCGGCCCGCTGAACCTGCTGGTCGACCTGTTCTTCGTCATCTCAGGCATGATGATCGCCCACGCCTATGCCGGCCGGCTGAAGTCGCCGGAGGACTACGGCCGCTTCATGCAGAAGCGTTTCGCCCGCCTGGCGCCGCTGCACTGGCTGACCCTTCTGGCCTTCCTGCCGCTGATGAGCTGGCTGATGCCCGGCCGCTTCGCCCGCATTGACGTGGGCTGCCTGGCGCCCACGGCCCTGTTCCTGCACGCCATCCCCAACTGCGGCGGCCTGCGGTTCAACTTCCCCAGCTGGTCCATCGGGGCAGAGATGATGATGTACGTCGCCCTGCCGGCGTTCCTCATTCTCTATCGCCGGGCCTGGACCCTGTTCCTGGCCGCCGCCGTGGTGCTGGTTTTCCTCTACGGCGTCGGCCGCGCCGGGCCGATCAACCGCCCCTGGTGGGAGTGGACCTTCGACTGGGGCGTCATGCGCGCCCTGCCGGCCTTCATGATCGGGCTTGGCCTCTACGCCATCCGCGACAAGCTGCGCCTGCTGCCCGCGCCCAAGCTGCTGCTGGCGGCGACCACCGTCGCCTATCTGGCGGGAATGTACTTCCGCGTGCCCAAGTCGATCCTGGTGCTGATCGTCTATGCGATCGCCGCCTCGGCCCTGGCCGCCGATCTCAGCGGCAAGGTCGACGCCCTGACGCGCAAGCTCGCACCGCTGGGGCAGCTGACCTACTCGCTCTACATGTGGCACGCCTTCGCCCTGCTGTTCTTCGTACAGCAGCTGCCCCGCCGCACCGGCATCGGCCATGATGTCTGGATCGTCCTGTCCGTGCCGATCCTGCTGGTCGTCTCCTACGTCTCGCTGGTCGCTTTCGAGCGTCCAATGCGCTCATGGATCGCCGGCCTGCCGATCTTTCCCCGCAAGAGGCGTGACGATGCCGCCTCTTCTCTGGTATCAGCCGGCGATGACCTTTCTTCGGCTCATTCCGCGAATTACGCGCCCGGCGTGACGCCGCCTGTCGAGGCCGCGCGCGCGCCGGGATCGCCGATCACCGCCCCCTCCGCTCCCCGTAGCGGCGAAGCCGTCTGA